The genomic stretch CGGGCTTCTCGACACCTGCCACACGGCTTCCCACGCGCCCAGGTCGGACCAGCCGGCGTCCAGCGGCACCATCTTGACCGCGAAGCCGCACTTCGGGTCGGCGGGGCAGCGCTCCATCACCGCGTAGTCGACCGACTCGCTCGGGATCGCGGCGAACTCGTCTTTGCCGGGGCGGATGAAGCCGTTGTCCGCCACGCGCGCCTTCCAGGCCGCTTCGGTGGCGTCGGCAATGTCAGGGCGGAACTGCGCCAGCGCCTTCAACCAGACCGAGGCCCGCAGCACGAACATGCCGCTGTTCCAGTAGTAGCAGCCTTCCTGCAGGTAGCGCTCGGCGGTGGCGGCGTCGGGCTTCTCGACGAAGGCGGCGACCGGCTGCGCCACGCCCTCGCCGCCGCGGGTGCGGATGTAGCCGAAGCCGGTTTCGGGGCGGTCGGGGCGGATGCCGAGGATCACGATGCTGCCGTCGGCCGCGGCCTGCACCGCCTCGCGCAAGGCCGCGGTGAAGGCGGCGGGGTCGGTGACCGTTTGGTCGGCGGGGGTGACGACCAGGATCGGGTCTTCTTTCGCGCCCAGCTCGTCGCGCGCGTACAGCGCGGCCAGCGTGAGCGCCGGCGCGGTGTTGCGGCCGGTCGGCTCGAGCAGCAGGGCCGACGCCGTGACCTTCATTTCACGCAGCTGGTCGAGCGTCAGGAATCGGTGTTCCTCGTTGCCGACGATGCAGGGGCTGCGCACCTGGGTCGCGCCGTCGGCCAGGTCGGTCAGCCGGCGCACTGCCTGCTGAAACAGCGTTTCGGTGCCCGACAGGGCCAGAAACTGCTTCGGGTACAGGGCTCGGCTCAGCGGCCACAAACGGGTGCCGGAGCCCCCGGCCATCACGACAGGAAGAAGGGTATGGTTCATCTGTAGTCCCTGGTAAGTCTTGAGGGCGTAGGACCTTCAGGCGGCGGCGCCGGGCGTGCGGAAGCCGGTCGGGTTCTGGCTCTGCCAGCGCCACGAGTCGGCGCACATCGCGTCGAGGTCGCGCTGGGCTTGCCAGCCGAGCAGGGATCGGGCCAGCGCCGGGTCGGCATAACACGCGTCGATGTCGCCGGGCCGGCGTGCGACGATCTCGTAGGGCACCGGACGGCCGCTGGCGCGTTCGTAGGCGCGCACCACGTCGAGCACGCTGTAGCCCTGGCCGGTGCCAAGGTTGACCGTGACCGAGCGACGCTGCTCGAACAGGTAGCGGAGGGCGGCGACGTGGCCTTCGGCGAGGTCCATCACATGGATATAGTCGCGCACGCCGGTGCCGTCAGGTGTGTCGTAGTCCTTGCCGAACACCTGCAGTCGGTCGCGCTGGCCCACGGCCACCTGCGCCACGTAGGGCATCAGGTTGTTGGGTATGCCTTGCGGGTCTTCGCCGATGCGGCCGCTCGGGTGCGCGCCCACGGGGTTGAAATAGCGCAGACAGGCGATGTGCCACGCGGCGTCCGACTGCTCGAGATCGC from Caldimonas brevitalea encodes the following:
- the galE gene encoding UDP-glucose 4-epimerase GalE — its product is MPTILLTGATGYIASHTWLALQEAGFDVVGVDDFSNSSPEVLVRLQELGGKAPVFHRLDVGDPAALQTVFEQHRIDAVVHFAAFKAVGESTRKPLAYYGNNLGSLINVCKTMQQHGVQRLVFSSSATVYGKPERLPIREDSPLSTTNPYGATKLMSEQILRDLEQSDAAWHIACLRYFNPVGAHPSGRIGEDPQGIPNNLMPYVAQVAVGQRDRLQVFGKDYDTPDGTGVRDYIHVMDLAEGHVAALRYLFEQRRSVTVNLGTGQGYSVLDVVRAYERASGRPVPYEIVARRPGDIDACYADPALARSLLGWQAQRDLDAMCADSWRWQSQNPTGFRTPGAAA